In Hyperolius riggenbachi isolate aHypRig1 chromosome 10, aHypRig1.pri, whole genome shotgun sequence, a genomic segment contains:
- the BUB3 gene encoding mitotic checkpoint protein BUB3, with protein MTGSNEFKLSQAPEDGVSAVKFSPNTSQFLLASSWDSSVRLYDVPSNTLRLKYQHAGPVLDCAFYDPTRAWSGGLDHQLKMHDLNTDSESVVGSHDAPIRCVEFCPEVNVMVTGSWDQTVKLWDPRTPCNAGTFSQPDKVYTLSVSGDRLIVGTAGRRVLVWDLRNMGYVQQRRESSLKYQTRCIRAFPNKQGYVLSSIEGRVAVEYLDPSLEVQKKKYAFKCHRLKENNIEQIYPVNAVSFHNVHNTFATGGSDGFVNIWDPFNKKRLCQFHRYPTSIASLAFSNDGSILAIAASYMYEMDDIEHPEDAIFIRQVTDAETKPK; from the exons ATGACCGGATCCAATGAGTTTAAGCTAAGCCAGGCCCCAGAAGACGGGGTGTCTGCAGTGAAGTTCAGCCCAAACACCTCGCAGTTCTTACTGGCCTCCTCCTGGGACTCCTCAGTCCGCCTCTACGATGTTCCTTCCAACACCCTGCGGCTGAAATACCAGCATGCCGGCCCCGTCCTGGACTGTGCCTTCTAT GACCCGACTCGCGCTTGGAGTGGAGGTTTAGATCATCAGTTAAAGATGCATGACTTGAACACAGATTCGG AATCTGTGGTCGGGAGTCATGACGCCCCAATCCGATGCGTGGAGTTCTGCCCGGAGGTCAATGTCATGGTGACAGGAAGCTGGGACCAGACCGTGAAATTATGGGACCCGCGGACTCCGTGCAACGCCGGGACCTTCTCTCAGCCGGACAAG GTGTACACGCTGTCTGTATCCGGAGACCGTCTGATCGTGGGCACAGCTGGCAGAAGGGTGCTGGTGTGGGACCTGCGGAACATGGGCTACGTACAGCAGAGAAGGGAATCCAGTCTTAAATACCAAACCCGGTGTATCCGAGCCTTTCCTAACAAGCAG GGCTATGTGCTGAGCTCCATCGAAGGACGAGTCGCTGTGGAATATTTGGACCCAAGCCTTGAAGTCCAGAAGAAGAAATACGCCTTCAAGTGTCACCGGCTGAAGGAGAACAACATTGAGCAGATCTACCCTGTCAATGCGGTGTCCTTCCACAACGTACACAACACCTTTGCCACAG GTGGCTCGGACGGCTTTGTCAATATTTGGGACCCTTTCAACAAGAAGCGCCTGTGCCAATTCCACCGCTACCCGACCAGCATTGCCTCCCTGGCCTTCAGCAACGACGGCAGCATCCTGGCCATCGCCGCCTCCTACATGTACGAAATGGATGACATTGAACACCCTGAAGATGCTATCTTCATACGCCAAGTGACAGACGCAGAGACAAAGCCCAAGTGA